In Corylus avellana chromosome ca2, CavTom2PMs-1.0, the following proteins share a genomic window:
- the LOC132169765 gene encoding probable LRR receptor-like serine/threonine-protein kinase At3g47570, whose protein sequence is MRLRTLSLYFVMLQEERSSNGEISTEDASWEHLEDPGGSKISSHQHNICNPEVVKNRQDVTISYCCKKAWDEIAHLQRLVYFGVVDNDMFGTFPYSFYNISSTLKRIEVAGNRLNGTLPANIGLTLSNLLSLNIAGNEFSGLIPVSLFNASQLEFIDLSFNNIVGQVPTDLGNLLNLSVLGVGGNNLGSNSVKDLDFLTSLENCTKLKRLGFFDNNFGGSLPDSIGNLSKQVRALHIDGNQISGIIPAALENLINLSLLNMHENLFTGPIPTNFGKFQKLQGLGLNGNRLRRKSKKESSSTLPKTNFLSNASYKELYQTTDGFSPSNLIGCGSFGSVYKGILAQEKRMVAVKILNLQQKGAFKSFMAECNVLRNIRHRNLVKILTCCSSMDYNGNEFKALVYEFMTNGNLDKWLHHDRDNESPPRYLNLLQRLNIVIDVAFALQYLHDHCETPIIHCDLKPSNVLLDDDMIAKVSDFGLARILSTTNDASQNQTSTVGIKGTIGFAAPEYGMGGEASAQGDVYSYGIFVLEMFTGKRPTDKLFKDGFNLHNFVNMALPEKLGQIVDPNLFKREVNELVVATEEDGYNNNDHNDIEAIEESVHIENLSQITSNVQKCLLSIFQISLACSLESPKERMNMGDVTRELHRIKNAFLEVASHG, encoded by the exons ATGAGATTAAGAACATTATCACTATACTTTGTGATGCTTCAAGAAGAGAGAAGCTCCAATGGTGAAATTTCCACCGAGGACGCCAGTTGGGAGCATCTAGAAGATCCAGGAGGAAGCAAGATAAGTTCACACCAGCATAACATCTGCAACCCTGAAGTAGTTAAGAATAGGCAGGATGTCACAATTAGCTATTGCTGCAAGAAGGCGTGGG ATGAAATAGCTCATTTGCAAAGGTTGGTTTACTTCGGAGTTGTGGACAATGATATGTTTGGTACGTTCCCTTATTCCTTTTACAATATATCATCAACTCTGAAGCGCATTGAAGTTGCAGGTAACCGACTTAATGGCACTCTTCCAGCCAACATAGGCCTCACTCTCTCTAATCTCCTATCCTTGAACATTGCCGGTAACGAATTCTCTGGTCTGATCCCAGTTTCACTATTCAATGCTTCCCAGCTTGAATTTATTGATCTCTCCTTTAACAATATCGTGGGACAAGTTCCAACTGATCTAGGCAACCTGCTAAATCTCTCTGTTTTAGGTGTTGGTGGAAATAATCTTGGAAGTAATTCGGTCAAGGACTTGGATTTTTTAACATCTTTGGAAAACTGCACCAAACTTAAAAGGCTAGGTTTTTTTGATAACAATTTCGGAGGTAGTTTACCTGATTCTATAGGAAATTTGTCGAAGCAAGTTAGGGCTTTACATATTGATGGCAATCAAATATCTGGAATTATTCCTGCAGCATTAGAGAATCTCATCAACTTAAGTCTTCTTAACATGCATGAAAACTTGTTCACAGGACCCATTCCCACTAATTTTGGGAAGTTTCAAAAGCTCCAAGGATTGGGTTTGAATGGAAACAGATT gaggagaaaatcaaaaaaagaatcatCTTCTACACTCCCCAAAACCAACTTTCTTTCAAATGCTTCATACAAGGAGCTCTATCAAACTACCGACGGATTTTCTCCTAGCAATTTAATTGGATGTGGTAGTTTTGGCTCCGTATATAAAGGAATTCTTGCTCAAGAAAAAAGGATGGTTGCTGTGAAAATATTGAACCTTCAACAGAAAGGAGCTTTCAAGAGCTTCATGGCAGAATGCAATGTGTTAAGAAATATACGGCATCGGAATCTCGTGAAGATCTTAACTTGTTGCTCAAGCATGGACTATAACGGCAATGAATTCAAAGCACTAGTTTACGAATTCATGACAAATGGAAACTTAGATAAGTGGCTGCACCATGATAGAGACAATGAAAGTCCACCAAGATATTTGAACCTCCTTCAAAGACTAAATATTGTGATTGATGTAGCTTTTGCACTACAGTATCTTCATGATCATTGTGAAACGCCAATcattcattgtgatttgaagccaAGCAATGTTCTTCTTGATGACGACATGATTGCTAAAGtaagtgattttggtttggcaagGATCCTCTCTACAACAAATGATGCTTCCCAAAATCAAACTAGCACAGTTGGAATAAAGGGTACTATTGGCTTTGCTGCTCCAG AGTACGGAATGGGTGGTGAGGCATCAGCACAAGGAGATGTCTATAGCTATGGGATTTTTGTGTTGGAGATGTTCACGGGAAAGAGACCCACTGACAAATTGTTTAAAGATGGTTTCAACCTTCATAATTTTGTTAACATGGCATTGCCAGAAAAGCTTGGGCAAATTGTGGACCCAAATCTTTTCAAAAGAGAAGTAAATGAATTAGTAGTGGCAACAGAAGAAGATGGCTACAACAACAATGATCACAATGATATTGAGGCAATAGAAGAAAGTGTTCATATTGAGAACCTAAGCCAGATAACTTCTAATGTGCAGAAGTGTctactttcaatttttcaaatcaGCCTTGCTTGTTCATTAGAATCgccaaaagaaagaatgaacATGGGAGATGTCACAAGGGAACTACATCGGATCAAAAATGCTTTTTTAGAGGTTGCAAGCCATGGATAA